In Acidimicrobiales bacterium, one DNA window encodes the following:
- a CDS encoding chemotaxis protein CheA produces MDEIVADFLSESREALDAIDDDVLALERGAADASAIERVFRSVHTVKGTCGFFGFGQLEQLSHAGENLLTAARDGQHELGADSIDVLLKLIDRVRSAFVIIEQTESDDTLAIDDLTDAIHQVLTRPRIGDVLVEAGAADRTDVEIAATEQQLGDQRPIGQILSDQGKADIEQVESAAATQVRSGGGATLRVDVALLDQLMNLVGELVLVRNQILANDDAGEGAQSDGAAQRLNLITSELQEGVMKTRMQPISAVWRKLPRIVRDLSKQLGKQVKVEMIGEGTELDKTIIEALSDPMVHVIRNTVDHGIEAPETRLAAGKSAEGVLTMRAWHEGGQVNIEVSDDGGGVNLDRVRAVATERGLVDAERAAMLSDNEVANLIFLPGFSTAKTVSNVSGRGVGMDVVKTSIEKIGGSVEVRTRTGQGTAFRFKIPLTLAIVPALAIGCAGNCFVIPQLSLIELVRLDGSSRSGRIESVHGSPVYRLRDRLLPIVHLREQLGLPPLAEQGVTNIVVLQADEHEFGLVVDEISETQEIVVKPLGRLLQDIPHYSGATILGDGSIAMIIDVMGLAQAAHVITREIEPDVATRSGTADNADSSQTQASGQGETLLLLDVGEDRRVAISLSDVARLERFGSHQVEQVGYQDVVQYRGELLDIIDVGTALGMADWRMRGESQIEVVVYRHHGREVGLVVCGILDIVSRATFGEHDGMDVIDGRVTEQLDVAELVSRSMPMAATGGGW; encoded by the coding sequence ATGGATGAGATAGTCGCCGACTTCTTGAGCGAGTCGAGAGAGGCGCTCGACGCCATCGACGACGACGTGCTGGCCCTGGAGCGGGGCGCGGCTGATGCTTCGGCCATCGAGCGGGTCTTTCGCAGCGTCCACACGGTGAAGGGCACCTGTGGGTTCTTCGGGTTCGGGCAACTCGAGCAGCTGAGCCACGCGGGCGAGAATCTCCTGACCGCAGCACGCGATGGCCAACACGAACTCGGTGCGGACTCGATCGACGTGCTGCTGAAGCTGATCGACCGAGTGCGTTCGGCGTTCGTGATCATCGAACAGACCGAGTCGGATGACACCCTCGCCATCGACGATCTGACAGATGCGATCCATCAGGTGCTGACCCGGCCCCGCATCGGCGACGTGTTGGTCGAGGCCGGAGCGGCCGACCGAACCGACGTCGAAATCGCCGCCACCGAACAACAGCTGGGTGACCAGCGGCCGATCGGCCAGATCTTGTCCGACCAAGGCAAGGCCGACATCGAGCAGGTCGAGAGCGCGGCTGCGACCCAGGTCCGCTCGGGTGGTGGGGCGACCCTGAGGGTCGACGTCGCACTACTGGACCAGCTCATGAACCTGGTGGGCGAGTTGGTGTTGGTGCGCAACCAGATTCTCGCCAACGACGACGCCGGTGAAGGCGCTCAGTCCGACGGCGCAGCCCAGCGGCTGAACCTGATCACCAGCGAGCTGCAAGAAGGCGTGATGAAGACCCGCATGCAGCCGATCAGCGCTGTGTGGCGCAAGCTCCCACGCATCGTCCGGGACCTGTCGAAGCAACTCGGCAAGCAGGTCAAGGTCGAGATGATCGGCGAGGGTACAGAGCTGGACAAGACGATCATCGAGGCCCTCAGCGACCCGATGGTTCATGTGATCAGAAATACCGTCGATCACGGCATCGAGGCGCCGGAAACCCGTTTGGCCGCCGGTAAGTCGGCCGAGGGCGTGCTGACGATGAGGGCATGGCACGAAGGTGGCCAGGTCAACATCGAGGTCAGCGACGATGGCGGCGGCGTGAACCTGGACCGGGTCAGGGCGGTGGCGACCGAACGCGGGTTGGTCGATGCCGAACGGGCTGCGATGCTCAGCGACAACGAGGTCGCCAACCTGATCTTTCTGCCGGGGTTCTCGACGGCCAAGACAGTGTCGAACGTGTCTGGTCGCGGCGTGGGCATGGACGTGGTCAAGACCAGCATCGAGAAGATCGGCGGCTCGGTCGAGGTTCGCACCAGGACCGGCCAGGGAACCGCATTCAGGTTCAAGATTCCGCTGACCCTGGCCATAGTGCCGGCGTTGGCGATCGGCTGCGCCGGCAACTGTTTCGTCATCCCACAGCTGAGCCTGATCGAGCTGGTTCGCCTCGACGGCTCGAGCAGATCGGGGCGGATCGAGTCGGTGCATGGCTCGCCCGTGTATCGCCTGCGAGATCGCCTCCTGCCGATCGTGCATCTGCGCGAACAGCTGGGGCTGCCACCGCTGGCCGAACAGGGTGTTACCAACATCGTCGTCCTGCAGGCCGACGAGCACGAGTTCGGTCTGGTGGTCGACGAGATCAGCGAGACCCAGGAGATCGTCGTAAAGCCGCTAGGGCGACTGCTGCAGGACATCCCTCACTATTCGGGAGCAACGATTCTGGGCGATGGAAGCATCGCCATGATCATTGACGTCATGGGTCTGGCCCAGGCCGCCCATGTGATCACCCGCGAGATCGAACCCGATGTCGCCACACGTTCGGGCACGGCCGACAATGCCGATTCGTCGCAGACGCAGGCGTCGGGCCAGGGCGAGACACTGTTGTTGTTGGACGTGGGCGAAGACCGTCGCGTCGCGATCTCGTTGTCCGATGTTGCACGGCTCGAGCGCTTCGGCTCACACCAGGTCGAGCAGGTCGGTTACCAGGACGTCGTGCAGTACCGGGGCGAGCTTCTGGACATCATCGACGTCGGCACCGCGCTCGGCATGGCCGACTGGCGAATGCGTGGTGAGTCGCAGATCGAGGTGGTCGTCTATCGCCATCACGGTCGCGAAGTCGGACTGGTGGTGTGCGGAATCCTCGACATCGTCTCGCGTGCCACCTTCGGCGAGCACGACGGGATGGATGTCATCGACGGCCGCGTCACCGAACAACTCGATGTTGCCGAATTGGTCTCGCGGTCGATGCCGATGGCTGCGACCGGAGGAGGCTGGTGA
- a CDS encoding elongation factor G, which produces MSVDKVRNVVLVGHSGNGKTSLLEAMLLRAGLINRLGRVEDGSTVGDYDVDEKSHGHSLALSTAQIEWNGYTVNVLDTPGHADYKGDALMGLSAADLAVFVIDGVSGVQSQDRVLWRHAEQMKIPRMLFVNKLDRARSSFERTLGEIREAFGAHADPVEYPIGAESSFHGITDLITDEAFVYDTGKAAKAPIPEDLVAKEHEEHEHLVEEVVELDDESLNEYLEGHEPSAEKLEQLLHEALDAGSVFPVLCGSATGPIGADHLLDIICKVGPAPGDLGPVLAEAGDDAVALEADPSAAAVAFVFKTRVDDFLGTLSFVRVLSGTIRLNDELVNSRTGGTERIRQLVVLNGADHRSVPSVSAGQVAAFAKLDDTATGDTLAAGQAVIAPMPALPTPVYSVVIRAAQPSNEDRLASMLKRLESEDPTLATGFDPTTRQTTLSGAGETHIQVAIDRIERAGVEVLTEPTSVAYRETLAGSVEVEGKFKKQSGGHGQFGVANVRFAPLERGAGFVFESEVHGGAIPKNLIPAVGAGIEEAMGRGGKHGFPLVDIAAVCVDGKYHSVDSSEMSFKMAGSLALRAAIDSVGTVVLEPVSELTVDVPSEHQGEVLGDLNSRRGQVMGSVPDGDMVSIQAVVPTAEVQRYAIDLRSMTGGTGAFSMTHHGYQPVAEALISRAATQ; this is translated from the coding sequence ATGAGTGTCGACAAGGTCCGCAACGTCGTTCTGGTTGGCCATTCCGGCAACGGAAAGACGAGCCTGCTGGAAGCAATGCTGCTGAGGGCCGGATTGATCAATCGCCTCGGACGCGTCGAGGACGGCAGCACCGTGGGCGACTACGACGTCGACGAGAAGTCGCACGGGCACTCGCTTGCGCTCTCCACAGCCCAGATCGAATGGAACGGCTACACCGTCAACGTCCTCGACACGCCAGGTCATGCCGACTACAAGGGCGACGCCCTCATGGGACTCAGCGCCGCCGATCTGGCGGTGTTCGTCATCGACGGCGTCAGCGGGGTCCAGTCGCAGGATCGGGTTCTGTGGCGTCACGCCGAGCAGATGAAGATCCCCAGAATGCTGTTCGTGAACAAGCTCGACCGGGCCCGCTCGTCGTTCGAGCGCACGCTCGGCGAGATCCGGGAGGCGTTCGGCGCCCACGCCGACCCTGTCGAATACCCCATCGGCGCAGAGTCGAGCTTCCACGGCATCACCGACCTCATCACCGATGAGGCGTTCGTGTACGACACCGGCAAGGCTGCCAAGGCACCCATCCCCGAAGACCTGGTCGCAAAGGAACACGAAGAGCACGAGCACCTGGTCGAGGAGGTCGTCGAGCTCGACGACGAGTCGCTGAACGAATACCTCGAGGGCCACGAACCCTCGGCCGAGAAGCTCGAGCAACTCCTGCACGAGGCTCTCGATGCCGGCAGTGTTTTCCCCGTGTTGTGCGGCTCGGCCACCGGGCCGATCGGCGCCGACCATCTGCTGGACATCATCTGCAAGGTGGGCCCCGCCCCTGGCGACCTGGGACCGGTGCTGGCCGAGGCGGGCGACGATGCTGTGGCCCTCGAAGCCGATCCGTCGGCGGCCGCGGTTGCGTTCGTGTTCAAGACCCGCGTCGACGACTTCCTGGGAACGTTGTCGTTTGTGCGGGTGCTGTCGGGAACCATCAGGTTGAACGACGAGCTGGTCAACTCCCGCACGGGCGGCACCGAGAGGATCCGCCAGCTGGTGGTGCTGAACGGTGCGGATCATCGCTCGGTCCCGTCGGTTTCGGCCGGGCAGGTCGCCGCCTTCGCCAAGCTCGACGACACCGCAACCGGCGACACTCTGGCCGCCGGGCAGGCTGTGATCGCTCCGATGCCTGCACTTCCGACCCCCGTTTACAGCGTGGTGATCAGGGCTGCGCAGCCGTCGAACGAGGACCGGCTGGCGTCGATGCTGAAGCGTCTCGAATCCGAAGACCCCACCCTGGCCACCGGGTTCGATCCGACCACCAGGCAGACGACCTTGTCGGGTGCGGGCGAGACCCACATCCAGGTGGCCATCGACCGTATCGAGCGTGCGGGTGTGGAGGTCCTGACCGAACCCACCAGCGTCGCCTACCGCGAGACGCTTGCCGGTTCCGTCGAGGTCGAGGGCAAGTTCAAGAAACAGAGCGGCGGCCACGGCCAGTTCGGTGTGGCAAACGTGCGATTCGCTCCGCTCGAGCGCGGCGCAGGGTTCGTGTTCGAGAGCGAAGTCCACGGCGGGGCGATCCCGAAGAACCTGATTCCGGCGGTCGGCGCCGGCATCGAAGAGGCCATGGGGCGCGGCGGCAAGCACGGCTTCCCCCTTGTCGACATCGCAGCCGTTTGTGTCGACGGCAAGTACCACTCGGTCGACTCTTCGGAGATGTCGTTCAAGATGGCCGGGTCGTTGGCGTTGCGAGCAGCGATCGACTCGGTCGGGACCGTCGTGCTGGAACCGGTCAGCGAGCTGACGGTGGACGTGCCCAGCGAACACCAGGGCGAGGTGCTCGGCGACCTGAACTCGCGGCGAGGACAGGTGATGGGTTCTGTACCCGACGGCGACATGGTTTCGATCCAGGCCGTGGTGCCCACCGCGGAGGTGCAGCGCTACGCGATCGACCTCCGGTCGATGACCGGCGGCACCGGAGCCTTCTCGATGACGCACCACGGCTACCAGCCCGTGGCCGAAGCACTGATCAGCCGAGCCGCCACGCAGTGA
- a CDS encoding ABC transporter ATP-binding protein: protein MARRRGAEADLLAETIRPERLGFLVVAVVLTAMLAIRLALPLMLARFVDLAIERADASSLVSLASLYVVLALVAQALLMVVTWRSVHLSWRAGNRLRKRLADHSAHLDMAWHSRHSPGLLIERIDGDVTAMVTFFTNVLVQVVGNAVLTVAMLVVAFSIDLRAGLVLTLTTVSGAYLLFRLRLAAVPAREAEREVNARLYGDLEERLGGLEDLRANGAGEYAVGRLMSHSAMSWRAARRASLLGDGAYAAAAITFGVGSAATLVVGFALERNGLVTVGQVVALYRYSELMRMPLELIAEQLKEFQKAFAGARRANQILNTRSALDDGPLGHDAVGEGAAEVRFDGVTFAYESSEDPVLRDLDLVIPAGTHLGVVGRSGSGKTTLGRLLLRLWETTRGSVSIAGIDVRRFERSALRRHVAVVTQDVDVLRASVRDNLTLLGSRPADDATLESILNRVGLDRWLAALPDGLDTKLDGPSGLSAGEAQLLAFARAFLTDPSVVLLDEASSRLDPETERHIAQATAELLAGRTAIVIAHRLDTLEHMDHIAVLSEGRLVEWGQRQALADDPTSTYSRLRQMAAGGIDVDEALT from the coding sequence ATGGCCAGAAGACGAGGAGCCGAGGCGGACCTTCTCGCCGAAACGATCAGGCCCGAGCGCCTCGGCTTCCTGGTCGTGGCCGTGGTGCTGACGGCCATGCTGGCGATACGCCTGGCGCTGCCACTGATGCTGGCACGATTCGTCGACCTGGCAATCGAGCGCGCAGATGCTTCATCGCTGGTGTCTCTGGCGTCGCTGTACGTGGTTCTGGCGCTGGTGGCCCAGGCTCTGTTGATGGTGGTCACCTGGCGCTCGGTCCATCTGTCGTGGCGCGCCGGCAACCGCCTCCGAAAACGGCTCGCCGATCACTCGGCACATCTCGACATGGCGTGGCACTCGCGACACAGCCCGGGCCTTCTGATCGAGCGGATCGACGGCGACGTCACTGCGATGGTCACGTTCTTCACCAACGTGCTGGTTCAGGTGGTCGGCAACGCCGTACTGACCGTGGCGATGCTGGTGGTGGCGTTCTCGATCGACCTGCGGGCGGGCCTGGTGCTGACCCTGACCACCGTGTCGGGCGCTTACCTGTTGTTCCGCCTCCGCTTGGCCGCCGTGCCGGCACGTGAAGCCGAACGCGAGGTCAACGCACGGCTGTACGGAGACCTCGAGGAGCGCCTCGGCGGGCTCGAGGATCTGAGGGCCAACGGCGCGGGCGAGTACGCAGTCGGCAGGCTCATGTCGCATTCTGCAATGTCGTGGCGGGCGGCACGGCGAGCGTCGCTGCTCGGCGACGGGGCATACGCCGCCGCGGCAATCACGTTCGGCGTCGGCTCGGCTGCAACCCTGGTCGTGGGCTTCGCCCTCGAACGCAACGGCCTGGTCACCGTCGGGCAGGTTGTGGCGCTGTATCGCTACAGCGAGCTGATGCGCATGCCACTCGAGCTCATCGCGGAGCAGTTGAAGGAGTTCCAGAAAGCCTTCGCCGGGGCCCGTCGAGCCAACCAGATACTGAATACTCGCAGCGCGCTCGACGACGGCCCCCTGGGCCACGACGCTGTGGGCGAGGGCGCAGCCGAAGTCCGCTTCGACGGTGTCACCTTCGCCTACGAGTCATCTGAGGACCCGGTGTTGCGCGACCTCGACCTGGTGATTCCCGCCGGCACCCACCTGGGCGTGGTGGGGCGTTCGGGATCGGGCAAAACCACACTCGGACGGCTGTTGCTGCGGCTGTGGGAAACGACCCGAGGGTCGGTCTCGATCGCGGGCATCGACGTGCGCCGATTCGAGAGATCGGCATTGCGTAGGCACGTTGCCGTGGTGACCCAAGACGTCGACGTGTTGCGCGCGTCGGTGCGCGACAACCTGACACTCCTGGGCTCGAGGCCGGCCGACGACGCCACCCTGGAGTCGATCCTGAACCGGGTGGGCCTCGACCGGTGGCTGGCCGCACTGCCAGACGGTCTCGACACCAAGCTCGACGGGCCCTCGGGGTTGTCGGCCGGCGAGGCTCAACTGCTGGCCTTCGCTCGCGCATTCCTGACCGACCCATCGGTTGTGCTGCTCGACGAAGCATCGAGCCGCCTCGACCCAGAGACCGAGCGCCACATCGCCCAGGCCACCGCCGAGTTGTTGGCCGGGCGCACCGCCATCGTCATCGCCCACCGGCTCGACACGCTCGAGCACATGGACCACATCGCGGTCCTGTCCGAAGGGCGCCTGGTCGAGTGGGGTCAACGCCAAGCCTTGGCCGACGACCCGACATCGACCTATTCGCGCCTCAGGCAGATGGCAGCGGGTGGCATCGATGTCGACGAGGCCCTCACATGA
- a CDS encoding ABC transporter ATP-binding protein: MTGTAGNDESQISTLAFCWRILRADPLSYAFGWVGWVMFFIAPLVTGWLVKQIIDQLSAGLVSVPWALVAGVIVVEAGRWLLLVAAAVQWHGMWVGWQTLPRVNLFRSLVTGGGPVSKRLPGSPGEAVSRFRDDVQDVAMVLDVSLDVSGAVVSSLIAVVVMASISGWAAVAVAIPVAIAMAIATAMGPKLKEWRQAERGATASVTSFIGDTFGAILAVKTAGAEQAVSQRFGDLNDRRASVALRDTVGAEFVRSLGLGTGEVAVGAVLIAVASAATAGDLSAGDLALFVGYVTTIANLSRWAGRVSTYYRQAEVSVDRLAELSHDRTRPPVVIKTATNLRHGPPPLVHGRPEVEPLEVLSVDRLSAVHDAESGRVVPPVSFEIRTGELVVVSGPVGSGKSMLLRAVLGLVESTGSVYWNGEAIDPATFLVPPRTAYLPQVPRLFSEALADTVLLGMPDDELDQALWTACMESDVASMGDGVDTVVGPRGMRLSGGQAQRTAAARALVRRPQLLIVDDMSSALDVETELMLWQRLRSTYRPAMLMVSHRPAVVEMADTIVELG, encoded by the coding sequence ATGACGGGCACGGCCGGCAATGACGAATCACAGATCAGCACTCTCGCCTTTTGTTGGCGGATACTGCGCGCCGATCCCCTGTCGTACGCGTTCGGCTGGGTCGGATGGGTCATGTTCTTCATCGCCCCGCTGGTCACCGGCTGGCTGGTCAAACAGATAATCGACCAACTCAGTGCCGGCCTGGTGTCGGTGCCATGGGCCCTGGTTGCCGGTGTGATTGTGGTGGAGGCCGGCCGTTGGCTGTTGCTGGTGGCAGCTGCGGTGCAATGGCACGGCATGTGGGTCGGGTGGCAGACACTGCCCCGGGTCAACCTGTTCCGTTCGCTGGTGACCGGTGGCGGGCCGGTTTCCAAGCGCCTGCCCGGCTCGCCAGGCGAGGCGGTCAGCCGGTTCCGCGACGATGTACAGGACGTTGCGATGGTGCTCGACGTGTCGCTCGATGTTTCCGGAGCCGTCGTGTCCTCGCTGATCGCGGTGGTCGTCATGGCCAGCATCAGCGGTTGGGCGGCGGTGGCCGTGGCCATTCCGGTGGCGATAGCCATGGCCATCGCTACCGCGATGGGTCCCAAGCTCAAGGAGTGGCGTCAGGCCGAGCGCGGGGCCACCGCGTCGGTCACCAGCTTCATCGGAGATACCTTCGGTGCGATCCTGGCCGTAAAGACGGCCGGGGCCGAGCAGGCGGTGTCGCAGAGGTTCGGCGACCTGAACGACCGCCGTGCGTCGGTGGCGCTGCGCGACACGGTCGGCGCAGAGTTCGTGCGGTCGCTCGGCCTCGGAACCGGCGAGGTCGCTGTCGGCGCGGTGTTGATAGCCGTGGCGTCGGCGGCAACGGCCGGCGATCTCTCGGCGGGCGACCTGGCGCTGTTCGTCGGCTACGTGACCACAATCGCAAACCTGTCCCGCTGGGCCGGCCGCGTATCCACCTATTACCGCCAAGCCGAGGTGTCGGTCGACCGTCTGGCCGAGCTGTCCCACGACCGAACCCGGCCGCCGGTTGTCATCAAGACAGCCACCAACCTGCGTCACGGTCCCCCACCTCTGGTTCACGGACGGCCCGAGGTAGAGCCACTGGAAGTGTTGAGCGTCGACCGGCTGTCGGCAGTGCACGACGCCGAGTCGGGGCGAGTCGTGCCGCCCGTCAGCTTCGAGATCCGCACCGGCGAACTGGTTGTCGTCAGCGGGCCCGTCGGTTCGGGCAAGTCGATGCTGCTGCGAGCCGTGCTCGGCCTCGTCGAGTCGACGGGATCGGTCTACTGGAACGGCGAGGCGATAGACCCCGCGACCTTCCTGGTGCCGCCCCGCACGGCCTATCTGCCCCAGGTTCCGCGACTGTTCAGCGAGGCACTGGCCGACACCGTCTTGCTGGGTATGCCAGACGACGAACTCGACCAGGCGCTGTGGACAGCGTGCATGGAGTCAGACGTCGCGTCGATGGGCGATGGGGTCGACACCGTCGTGGGGCCGCGCGGCATGCGTTTGTCGGGCGGACAAGCTCAACGCACCGCCGCGGCCAGGGCGCTGGTGCGCCGTCCCCAGCTGCTGATCGTCGACGACATGTCCAGCGCACTCGACGTCGAAACCGAGCTGATGTTGTGGCAGCGGTTACGCAGTACCTATCGCCCGGCGATGTTGATGGTCAGCCACCGTCCCGCGGTGGTCGAGATGGCCGACACGATTGTCGAACTCGGCTGA
- a CDS encoding xanthine dehydrogenase family protein subunit M, translated as MIPAAFDYAVAESAEHAISLLGEHGDEAKLMAGGHSLIPMMKFRLATPTMVVDVGRLDDLRYINVGSDTISIGALTRHTELEHSAALRQACPMLAHVASKVGDPQVRHKGTLGGTLAHSDPASDLPAAVLALGGTIVATAPGGSREIAATDFFTGYFESVLAADEMITEVKVPVSTGGWNYQKFNRRAQDWAIVGVAVAEGGKGVALVNMGSTPLRASAVEQALASGASISEAAALAAEGTSAPSDLNADPDYREHLARILTERALSAASSS; from the coding sequence ATGATCCCCGCAGCATTCGACTATGCAGTGGCCGAATCGGCCGAACACGCCATCTCGCTGCTGGGCGAGCACGGCGACGAAGCCAAGCTGATGGCAGGCGGTCACAGCCTGATTCCGATGATGAAGTTCAGGTTGGCCACGCCCACGATGGTGGTCGACGTAGGTCGCCTCGACGATCTGCGTTATATCAACGTGGGTTCTGACACCATCAGCATCGGTGCCCTCACGCGCCACACCGAGCTCGAGCACTCGGCGGCGCTTCGACAGGCGTGCCCGATGCTGGCCCATGTCGCGTCGAAGGTCGGCGACCCTCAGGTTCGGCACAAGGGCACGCTGGGTGGCACCTTGGCCCACTCCGACCCCGCGTCTGACCTGCCGGCAGCGGTTCTGGCCCTGGGCGGCACCATCGTGGCAACCGCCCCCGGGGGCTCGCGAGAGATCGCGGCAACCGACTTCTTCACCGGGTATTTCGAGTCGGTGTTGGCCGCCGACGAGATGATCACCGAGGTGAAGGTGCCGGTTTCGACAGGCGGTTGGAACTATCAGAAGTTCAACCGTCGGGCCCAAGACTGGGCCATCGTCGGGGTTGCGGTCGCCGAGGGTGGCAAGGGCGTCGCTCTGGTCAACATGGGCTCGACTCCGCTGCGGGCCTCGGCCGTCGAACAGGCCCTGGCATCGGGGGCGTCGATCTCGGAGGCTGCGGCGCTTGCAGCCGAAGGCACATCGGCCCCCTCAGACCTCAACGCCGACCCCGACTATCGCGAGCACCTGGCTCGCATCCTCACCGAGCGGGCCCTATCCGCCGCCTCCTCCTCCTGA
- a CDS encoding xanthine dehydrogenase family protein molybdopterin-binding subunit has translation MAVMGTRMLRKEDPKLLTGEAKYVDDIHAPGELWMGMVRSTVANARIASIDVSGALEQPGVVGAYTGADLSEGYWLAPLPCAWPVTADMLNPPHFPVAIENARYVGDIVAVVLANSRYAAADAVEHVVVEYDELPAVATVEAAVAGEALAHPDLGTNKAYTWALDPDPDATQAALDASAHRVSARFVQQRLIPSAMEPRGVLAVPSPYGGDITLYSATQVPHILKVMVAATTGIPEHNVRIVAPSVGGGFGAKLNINADEILAVALANRLKRPVRWTESRSEAALSTTQGRGQVQHIEIGSDADGKLTAVKVHIEADMGAYMQLITPGTPLLGSFLYTGVYACPNFSFVCDGYFTNLTPTDAYRGAGRPEASYAIERGMDMLAAEVGISPDEIRRRNFAGGGEFFENWECPSGLVFDSGHYGPNLERALELAQITQLREEQARRREAGDTKQLGIGMCTYVEICGLAPSRALGGLNYAAGGWEHATVRMLPTGKVEVVSGSTPHGQGHETSWSMLVADKMGIDPADVHVLHSDTSISPLGLDTYGSRSLAVGGVAIAMATDKVIAKAKAIVAHQLEASPEDIVLEDGNLMVAGSPETATPIQSVGFAAFSAHDLPDGMEPNLQEQVSFDPPNFAFPFGTHVAVVEVDTVTGGVELVDYIAVDDCGNQVNPLIVEGQVHGGIVQGVAQALWEQANYDEHGNPLNPSFMDYLVPSPAEVPSMKLDSTVTASTSNPLGVKGVGEAGTIGSAAAAINAIVDALSPYGIKDIEMPATPQRLWRMINSANQGASA, from the coding sequence ATGGCGGTAATGGGAACGCGGATGCTCCGCAAGGAAGATCCCAAGCTGTTGACAGGCGAGGCCAAATACGTCGACGACATCCACGCCCCTGGCGAGCTGTGGATGGGCATGGTGCGATCGACGGTGGCCAACGCCCGCATAGCGTCCATCGATGTCAGCGGCGCACTGGAACAGCCCGGTGTGGTCGGTGCATACACCGGCGCCGATCTGTCGGAGGGTTATTGGCTGGCTCCGCTGCCGTGTGCATGGCCTGTCACCGCCGACATGTTGAACCCGCCGCACTTCCCGGTGGCGATCGAGAACGCCCGCTATGTAGGCGACATCGTCGCCGTGGTGCTGGCCAACTCTCGCTACGCCGCGGCCGATGCGGTCGAACACGTGGTGGTCGAATACGACGAGTTGCCCGCCGTGGCCACCGTCGAGGCAGCCGTGGCCGGCGAGGCCCTGGCCCACCCAGATTTGGGCACCAACAAGGCATACACGTGGGCTCTCGACCCCGACCCAGACGCCACCCAGGCCGCTCTCGACGCGTCGGCCCACCGGGTGTCGGCTCGCTTCGTCCAACAGCGTCTGATCCCCTCGGCCATGGAGCCGCGCGGTGTGTTGGCCGTGCCGTCACCCTATGGCGGCGACATCACGTTGTACTCGGCGACCCAGGTGCCACACATCTTGAAGGTGATGGTGGCCGCAACCACCGGCATACCCGAGCACAACGTTCGCATCGTGGCCCCATCGGTGGGCGGCGGGTTCGGCGCCAAGCTCAACATCAACGCCGACGAGATACTGGCCGTCGCCTTGGCCAACCGATTGAAGCGTCCGGTGCGTTGGACCGAGAGCCGCAGCGAGGCAGCACTGTCGACCACGCAGGGTCGCGGCCAGGTTCAGCACATCGAGATCGGCTCCGACGCCGACGGCAAGCTCACCGCGGTCAAGGTGCACATCGAGGCCGACATGGGCGCCTACATGCAGCTCATCACGCCCGGCACCCCGCTGCTGGGCTCGTTCCTTTACACCGGTGTGTACGCGTGCCCGAACTTCAGCTTCGTGTGCGATGGCTACTTCACCAACCTCACACCAACCGACGCCTACCGCGGGGCGGGCAGGCCCGAGGCCAGCTACGCCATCGAGCGCGGCATGGACATGTTGGCGGCCGAGGTGGGAATCTCGCCAGACGAGATCCGCAGGCGCAACTTCGCCGGCGGCGGCGAGTTCTTCGAGAACTGGGAGTGCCCCTCTGGCCTGGTCTTCGACTCTGGCCACTACGGTCCCAACCTCGAACGGGCTCTCGAGTTGGCGCAGATCACCCAGCTGCGTGAAGAGCAGGCCCGCCGTCGCGAAGCAGGCGACACCAAGCAGCTCGGCATCGGCATGTGCACCTATGTCGAGATCTGCGGTCTGGCTCCCAGCCGGGCACTCGGTGGTCTCAACTACGCAGCAGGCGGTTGGGAGCATGCCACTGTGCGCATGCTGCCAACCGGCAAGGTCGAGGTCGTGTCGGGCTCAACTCCGCACGGCCAGGGACACGAGACCTCGTGGTCGATGCTGGTCGCAGACAAGATGGGCATCGACCCGGCCGACGTTCACGTGTTGCACTCCGACACATCGATCAGCCCGCTGGGTCTCGACACATACGGGTCGCGCTCGTTGGCGGTCGGCGGTGTGGCCATAGCCATGGCAACCGACAAGGTGATCGCCAAGGCCAAGGCCATCGTCGCCCACCAGCTCGAGGCCAGCCCCGAAGACATCGTGCTCGAGGACGGCAACCTGATGGTGGCCGGTTCGCCCGAGACCGCAACGCCCATCCAGTCGGTCGGTTTCGCCGCCTTCTCTGCCCACGACCTACCAGATGGCATGGAGCCCAACCTGCAAGAGCAGGTCAGCTTCGACCCGCCCAACTTTGCGTTCCCGTTCGGCACCCACGTTGCCGTGGTCGAGGTCGACACGGTCACCGGCGGCGTCGAACTGGTCGACTACATCGCAGTCGACGACTGCGGCAACCAGGTCAACCCGCTGATCGTCGAAGGTCAGGTGCACGGCGGCATCGTCCAAGGTGTGGCCCAGGCACTGTGGGAGCAGGCCAACTACGACGAGCACGGCAATCCGCTGAACCCGTCGTTCATGGACTACCTGGTGCCTTCGCCGGCCGAGGTTCCGTCGATGAAACTCGACTCGACCGTCACCGCGTCGACGTCGAACCCCCTCGGCGTCAAGGGTGTCGGCGAGGCCGGCACCATCGGCTCGGCCGCAGCTGCAATCAACGCCATCGTCGACGCACTGTCGCCCTACGGCATCAAGGACATCGAGATGCCGGCCACACCGCAGCGGTTGTGGCGAATGATCAACTCAGCCAACCAAGGAGCTTCGGCATGA